From Pseudoalteromonas viridis, the proteins below share one genomic window:
- a CDS encoding DUF1501 domain-containing protein, which translates to MNRRDFIKLGGASLMASSMFRLGQALANSPAQNSDYKALVCVFLYGGMDNHDTIIPFDEPSYTQWASHRQSLLGKYTTPRTQANLLPIATPGRFDSRRFALPPELAGLAGLYQQNKVAVVGNVGPLLRPVTASMIAQDTARLPARLFSHNDQQSTWMSGAAEGAQFGWGGLMNDALMTQGLTGNTPFNAITTADGALWLTGKQTAPYHVSDGQAATIEALEEFDHHPELIAHFSNQAQNSQNLLQQDLTNAINNAYEANSQFNTAQANTTVTLPEFPATGLGKQLQTVGKSIAARQQLGASRQVYVVAMGGFDTHSGQAQNLPKLQATLDSALVAFNNAMESLGLSEQVTLFTASDFGRTLAINGDGTDHGWAGHHFVMGGAVNGGTIFGDIPKSELNHELDAGGGRLIPTTSVDQYAASLGQWMGLDTGTLNGIFPNLAHFNGPLSLFK; encoded by the coding sequence ATGAACAGACGTGATTTTATCAAACTCGGTGGTGCCTCCTTAATGGCGTCCTCTATGTTTCGGTTAGGTCAGGCACTGGCAAACAGTCCGGCTCAAAACAGCGATTACAAAGCCCTGGTATGCGTGTTTTTATACGGCGGCATGGACAACCACGACACCATAATTCCTTTCGATGAACCCAGTTATACGCAGTGGGCCAGTCACAGGCAAAGCTTGCTGGGCAAATATACGACACCGCGCACGCAGGCAAACCTGTTACCCATAGCAACGCCGGGTCGATTTGACTCTCGCCGTTTCGCTCTGCCCCCGGAATTAGCCGGGTTGGCAGGCCTGTATCAGCAAAATAAAGTGGCCGTGGTGGGCAACGTCGGGCCCTTGCTGCGTCCGGTGACCGCCAGCATGATTGCCCAGGACACCGCCAGATTGCCAGCCCGCTTGTTCTCACACAACGATCAGCAGTCAACCTGGATGTCCGGTGCTGCCGAGGGCGCTCAATTTGGCTGGGGTGGGCTAATGAATGACGCCCTGATGACGCAGGGTTTGACGGGCAACACGCCGTTTAATGCCATTACCACCGCCGATGGTGCCCTGTGGCTCACCGGCAAACAAACTGCTCCGTATCATGTCAGTGATGGTCAGGCTGCCACCATAGAAGCACTGGAAGAGTTTGACCATCATCCTGAGCTGATTGCCCATTTCAGTAATCAGGCACAGAACTCACAGAACCTGCTGCAACAGGACCTGACCAACGCCATCAACAACGCCTATGAGGCAAACAGTCAGTTCAACACCGCACAGGCTAACACCACAGTGACCCTGCCAGAGTTTCCCGCCACGGGTTTGGGCAAACAGCTGCAAACGGTGGGCAAAAGCATTGCTGCGCGTCAGCAACTGGGCGCATCAAGGCAGGTTTATGTGGTCGCCATGGGCGGATTCGACACCCACTCAGGACAGGCGCAAAACCTACCTAAGTTGCAGGCCACACTCGACAGCGCGCTGGTGGCCTTCAATAACGCGATGGAAAGCCTCGGCCTCAGTGAGCAGGTTACCCTGTTTACGGCATCGGACTTTGGCCGTACGCTGGCGATCAACGGCGATGGCACCGATCATGGCTGGGCCGGGCATCATTTTGTGATGGGCGGCGCAGTCAATGGCGGCACCATTTTTGGCGATATTCCAAAGTCGGAGCTCAACCATGAGCTGGACGCCGGTGGCGGACGCCTTATTCCGACCACCTCTGTGGATCAATATGCCGCCAGCCTGGGACAATGGATGGGTCTGGACACAGGCACGCTCAACGGTATCTTCCCCAACCTGGCGCACTTCAACGGTCCACTTTCTTTGTTTAAGTGA
- a CDS encoding DUF1800 domain-containing protein: MFRLTPLNILLLSVCLGLAGCGGSDTSQPTSNSPTPVSAPSQDTGSSGNNNNDGTGDSTSNGGDNNNNAGTGDNANSDTPDDNTPETDPTFATAVSTSRFLQQATFGTRPQDLDTLTGTSASSWFQAQLKVPPSLIMPVVSEFTPPPTAEDDFNALYIESTSVAFWRHAIAGEDQLRQRMAFALSELLVVSNAGGEELTDIPEAVASYQDILIQHAFGNYRELLEAVTYSPAMGFYLTYMGNLKGDEVTGRMPDENYARELLQLFTIGVVALNPDGTEQKDDNGATKELYTNQDITGLARVFTGLDMDYDTSDAKEINEFALPMAVYPENHSEKSKTFLGTTIAAGSGPKASVTQALDHIFAHPNVPPFVSMQLIQRLVTSNPSPAYVARVSGAFSNGQATLPDGSSVGDGRRGDLTATLAAILFDPEARAAATERGGKIREPIVRFTQWARAFSVKNITPEYQEMLWDTRDASMLGQHPYRSPSVFNFFRPGYTAPGSLSAASDMVAPELQITNASTITGYANFMTYYITGLQQEVDVEDLQASYDEENIPLNAKNAVDSFLASYDAEQALAGDPDALIDRLDLLLCAGQLSATSKQEIKQILQTVAQSDEAEPLRLVHLAVLLVMTSPDYLVQK; encoded by the coding sequence ATGTTTAGACTAACCCCGCTTAACATACTGCTGCTCAGCGTTTGCCTGGGCCTGGCAGGGTGTGGTGGCAGTGACACTAGCCAACCCACCTCGAATAGCCCAACACCGGTATCAGCACCTTCACAGGACACCGGAAGTTCGGGCAATAACAACAATGACGGTACTGGCGATAGCACCAGTAATGGTGGAGATAATAACAACAACGCCGGTACCGGCGATAACGCCAACAGCGACACACCGGACGACAATACACCCGAAACCGATCCAACCTTTGCCACCGCCGTCAGTACTTCGCGGTTTTTACAACAAGCCACCTTTGGGACCCGGCCACAGGACTTGGACACACTGACAGGAACAAGCGCATCAAGCTGGTTTCAAGCACAACTTAAAGTACCGCCCAGCCTGATCATGCCGGTGGTGAGCGAGTTTACTCCACCGCCCACTGCAGAGGATGATTTTAATGCACTGTACATCGAATCAACCAGTGTCGCCTTCTGGCGCCATGCCATTGCCGGTGAAGATCAATTGCGTCAGCGCATGGCATTTGCCCTGTCAGAACTATTGGTAGTCTCCAATGCGGGGGGCGAAGAGCTGACCGACATACCAGAGGCTGTCGCCTCGTATCAGGATATCCTGATCCAGCATGCCTTTGGAAACTACCGGGAGCTGCTCGAAGCGGTCACCTACTCTCCCGCGATGGGCTTTTACCTCACCTATATGGGCAACCTCAAAGGCGATGAGGTTACCGGCAGAATGCCCGACGAAAACTACGCCCGCGAATTACTGCAATTGTTCACCATTGGCGTGGTTGCTTTAAACCCGGACGGCACCGAGCAAAAAGATGACAATGGCGCAACAAAAGAGCTTTACACCAACCAGGACATCACCGGACTGGCACGGGTATTTACCGGCCTGGATATGGACTATGACACCTCTGATGCTAAAGAAATCAACGAGTTTGCACTGCCCATGGCCGTCTATCCGGAGAATCACAGCGAAAAAAGCAAGACCTTTCTGGGCACCACCATCGCCGCAGGCTCAGGACCCAAAGCGTCGGTCACACAAGCGCTGGACCATATTTTTGCTCATCCCAATGTACCGCCGTTTGTGTCTATGCAGCTGATCCAGAGACTGGTCACGTCTAACCCTTCACCCGCTTACGTCGCGCGCGTTTCCGGCGCGTTTAGCAACGGTCAGGCCACTTTGCCCGATGGCAGTAGTGTGGGAGACGGCCGTCGTGGCGATTTAACCGCAACCCTCGCCGCCATTTTGTTTGACCCAGAAGCCAGAGCAGCGGCCACCGAGCGCGGCGGCAAGATCCGCGAACCCATAGTGCGCTTTACTCAATGGGCGCGGGCATTCTCAGTCAAAAACATCACCCCTGAGTATCAGGAAATGCTCTGGGATACCCGAGACGCCAGCATGCTGGGCCAGCACCCGTACCGCTCACCCAGTGTGTTCAACTTCTTCCGCCCGGGTTACACCGCGCCGGGCAGCCTGAGTGCAGCCAGTGACATGGTGGCGCCCGAGCTGCAAATCACCAACGCCAGCACCATTACCGGCTACGCCAACTTTATGACTTACTACATTACCGGGTTACAGCAGGAAGTGGATGTTGAAGACTTGCAGGCCAGCTATGACGAGGAAAACATTCCGCTCAATGCCAAAAATGCCGTGGACAGTTTTTTGGCAAGTTACGACGCCGAGCAGGCACTGGCGGGCGACCCGGATGCCTTAATCGATCGCCTGGATCTACTACTCTGCGCCGGGCAGCTCAGTGCCACCAGCAAACAGGAGATCAAACAAATCCTGCAAACGGTCGCGCAAAGCGACGAAGCCGAACCACTGAGACTGGTGCACCTGGCCGTTTTACTGGTGATGACCTCACCTGATTATTTAGTCCAGAAATAG
- a CDS encoding MipA/OmpV family protein, with protein MLKHALCIGTLLAAALPLQAQTDERGAARAQLEPKGFLYGIGLGVSEEIYQGYDRRVIPLPILGYRGDKLSVLGPFISYEVLEVNDIEILLQAAPRFQGFDESDSDVFKGMAERDFSMDAGIGIKYERSNWKLNVSAVHDVLDKSDGYELSGGVAKVFKSGPFFYEPSLKVSYLDSNHVDYYYGVRQAEVTNTRAYYQGDNATNLALGFSVSTPMFFGGFTQLAFDYTWFDDSITDSPLIDSDSSFAVRLLFSKFF; from the coding sequence ATGTTAAAACACGCACTTTGTATTGGCACCTTATTGGCCGCCGCGCTGCCACTGCAGGCACAAACCGACGAACGTGGCGCGGCACGAGCCCAGTTAGAACCGAAAGGTTTTTTATATGGCATCGGGCTCGGTGTCAGTGAAGAAATTTATCAGGGCTACGACAGACGTGTGATACCGCTTCCCATCCTCGGCTATCGGGGCGACAAACTCTCCGTTTTGGGGCCTTTCATCAGCTATGAGGTGCTGGAAGTCAACGACATTGAGATCCTGCTGCAAGCCGCCCCGCGTTTCCAGGGCTTTGACGAATCAGACAGTGATGTGTTTAAGGGCATGGCTGAGCGTGACTTTTCAATGGATGCCGGTATCGGCATCAAGTACGAGCGAAGCAACTGGAAGCTCAATGTCTCTGCGGTTCACGATGTACTGGATAAGTCGGACGGCTACGAGTTATCGGGCGGTGTTGCCAAGGTATTTAAATCAGGTCCTTTTTTCTACGAGCCCAGCCTCAAAGTAAGTTACCTAGATAGCAATCACGTAGACTATTATTACGGTGTCAGACAAGCCGAAGTCACCAATACCCGCGCCTATTACCAGGGTGACAATGCCACTAATCTGGCACTGGGCTTTTCAGTCTCAACGCCCATGTTCTTTGGCGGCTTTACTCAGCTTGCATTTGATTATACCTGGTTTGACGACAGTATCACCGACAGTCCGTTAATAGACAGCGATAGCAGTTTTGCCGTGCGTCTGCTGTTCAGTAAGTTCTTTTAA
- a CDS encoding glycerophosphodiester phosphodiesterase family protein, protein MKKITYLSAVMAALLLTGCDDDNTEVVEVEKAVVTTDTKTQVVEVEKTVVVTDTVTEIKTVEVPVVVEVPAGGANNMQVGTRPDFLVQDMDEGELKDKLAQCANGPFYKTDFSIGHRGAPMQFPEHTKESYLAAAKMGAGILECDVTFTKDKELVCRHSQCDLHTTTNILETDLAEKCSIPFVPADPENGVVAQAKCCTSDITLAEFKTLEGKMDAANSMGTTVAEYMNGTSKWRTDLYASRGTLMTHAESIDLFKALGVKMTPELKSPSVTMPFDGFSQQDYAQKMIDEYKAAGVEPKHVWAQSFNRDDINYWIAQNPAFGAQAVYLDDRYDAQNAANEQGVTAQQLVNNPELLVPTMAELAADGVKIIAPPMWVLVTEENGEMVPSAYARAAREAGLGIITWTLERSGHLTEGGGWYYQSVNGAHRGDGMINNDGDTFKLLDVLAKDVGVMGVFSDWPATTTYYASCMGMPASI, encoded by the coding sequence ATGAAAAAAATAACTTATCTCTCTGCTGTTATGGCGGCTTTGCTGTTGACTGGCTGTGATGATGACAACACCGAAGTGGTTGAGGTAGAAAAAGCGGTCGTGACCACAGATACCAAAACTCAGGTCGTCGAAGTCGAAAAAACGGTGGTCGTCACCGACACAGTGACGGAAATCAAAACAGTAGAAGTACCGGTGGTTGTTGAAGTACCGGCTGGTGGTGCCAACAACATGCAAGTGGGTACGCGTCCGGATTTTCTGGTACAGGATATGGATGAAGGCGAGCTGAAAGACAAACTGGCCCAATGTGCAAATGGCCCGTTTTACAAAACCGACTTCTCGATTGGCCACCGTGGTGCGCCAATGCAGTTCCCTGAGCACACCAAAGAGTCTTACCTGGCGGCGGCCAAAATGGGCGCGGGTATTTTGGAATGTGACGTGACCTTCACCAAAGACAAAGAGCTGGTGTGTCGGCACTCTCAATGCGACTTGCATACCACCACCAATATTCTTGAAACCGACTTAGCCGAGAAATGTTCAATCCCGTTTGTGCCGGCTGACCCTGAAAATGGCGTTGTGGCTCAGGCTAAGTGTTGTACCAGCGACATCACCCTGGCGGAATTTAAAACGCTGGAAGGCAAAATGGACGCGGCCAATTCAATGGGCACCACAGTGGCTGAGTACATGAATGGCACGTCTAAGTGGCGTACCGACCTGTATGCCAGCCGTGGCACACTGATGACCCATGCCGAGAGTATTGATTTATTTAAAGCGCTGGGTGTAAAAATGACGCCGGAGCTGAAGTCGCCTTCTGTGACTATGCCGTTCGATGGCTTCTCACAGCAGGACTATGCACAGAAGATGATCGACGAATATAAGGCTGCAGGTGTTGAACCTAAGCATGTCTGGGCGCAGTCGTTTAACCGTGACGACATTAACTACTGGATTGCACAAAACCCGGCGTTTGGTGCGCAGGCCGTGTATCTGGATGACCGCTATGACGCGCAGAACGCGGCGAACGAGCAGGGCGTGACGGCGCAGCAGCTGGTCAACAATCCTGAATTGCTTGTACCGACCATGGCCGAGTTAGCAGCCGATGGCGTGAAGATCATTGCACCTCCTATGTGGGTGCTGGTCACTGAAGAAAACGGTGAAATGGTGCCTTCGGCCTATGCCAGGGCTGCTCGCGAAGCAGGGCTTGGGATCATCACCTGGACTCTGGAGCGCTCTGGTCACCTTACCGAAGGGGGTGGCTGGTACTATCAGAGTGTTAATGGCGCACACCGTGGCGATGGCATGATCAATAACGACGGCGACACCTTTAAGTTACTGGACGTACTGGCTAAAGACGTGGGCGTAATGGGCGTATTCTCTGACTGGCCAGCCACAACAACCTACTATGCAAGTTGTATGGGTATGCCAGCCAGCATCTGA
- a CDS encoding response regulator transcription factor — protein MHILLVEDDPDTAEFICAGLAQHNARVQHCNNAEQAMLSASATAFDVIIFDRLLPNMDGLDAVRVLRASKVRTPIIMLTALSDTADRVAGLEAGADDYLVKPFAFAELYARLKALARRQPLRSDTLELVYSELRLNRTSRRVYRAGKEIELMPKEYQILEYMMQNPEQLITKTMLLEQVWGFSFDPKTSLVQTHVSRLRNKLDKPFAFDMIKTIRGSGYLLMGSNDD, from the coding sequence ATGCATATTTTATTAGTTGAAGATGACCCGGACACGGCCGAGTTTATCTGCGCCGGGCTGGCGCAGCACAATGCCCGCGTGCAGCATTGCAATAATGCTGAGCAGGCTATGCTCAGCGCCTCGGCCACTGCCTTTGATGTGATCATTTTTGACCGTCTATTGCCTAATATGGACGGTCTGGACGCGGTCCGGGTGCTGCGCGCCAGTAAAGTCAGAACGCCCATCATCATGCTCACCGCACTGAGTGATACCGCCGATCGGGTCGCCGGGCTTGAAGCCGGTGCCGACGATTATCTGGTCAAACCCTTTGCCTTTGCCGAGCTGTATGCCCGTTTAAAAGCCCTTGCCAGACGTCAGCCGCTCAGATCAGATACACTGGAGCTGGTGTACAGCGAGCTGCGGCTCAACCGCACTTCGCGCCGGGTATACAGAGCCGGAAAAGAAATTGAGCTGATGCCCAAGGAATATCAGATCCTGGAATACATGATGCAGAACCCCGAGCAGTTGATCACCAAAACCATGTTACTGGAACAGGTCTGGGGGTTTAGTTTCGACCCCAAAACCAGTCTGGTGCAAACCCATGTCAGCCGCCTGCGCAATAAACTGGATAAGCCCTTTGCCTTTGACATGATCAAAACCATCCGCGGGAGCGGTTATCTGCTGATGGGCAGCAATGATGATTAG
- a CDS encoding sensor histidine kinase, with amino-acid sequence MMISRYHLKHTAVLGGALWAALLLLLWLTGQLLVWQDKQAQQHEFEEFLSEIENALEEHGLDHVLQEFELEEDEIWPDSEAQAHLFDEGWLVALFKQERLLLGANTKLTATSTPQWHSVSLGEEGNVELLSASVNLPDNLQLHYWQKRDELHAHRAEFYSQITHWFALLSLPLILAAIAWLQYKRTRTLQALSEQLAQVAHSPDSKRTQVSTSNPDIVALSLAINRMLDEITRLHGNLKTMSVGIAHDLKTPLSRISNRLQSMVQDLDNPATLEGHIDKANNELAQVINTFNNLVRLNAIESGKHIQGFKTFDLSALIDELAQSYQPVFEDSGRRFEVSIVPAVHCHGDRDLLGQLICNLLENALEHSHSDAHVWLRLQSHTDSALLQIGDDGPGIPTGDQPKIFDKFYRADISRGRPGNGLGLSIVRAICDVHKAQLCLLEQQPGAVFNIEIPTRPARSD; translated from the coding sequence ATGATGATTAGCCGTTATCATCTTAAACACACCGCCGTGCTTGGCGGCGCGCTCTGGGCCGCCCTGCTGCTACTGCTTTGGCTCACAGGTCAGCTGCTGGTGTGGCAGGATAAACAGGCGCAACAACATGAGTTTGAGGAGTTCCTGAGCGAGATAGAGAACGCACTGGAAGAGCATGGCCTGGATCACGTGTTACAGGAATTTGAGCTGGAGGAAGATGAAATCTGGCCCGATAGCGAAGCGCAGGCCCATTTGTTCGACGAAGGCTGGCTGGTTGCGCTGTTTAAACAAGAGCGATTACTGTTAGGCGCCAACACTAAGCTGACCGCAACCTCAACGCCGCAATGGCATAGTGTATCGCTTGGCGAGGAAGGCAATGTAGAACTGCTGTCGGCTTCGGTGAACTTACCCGACAACCTGCAACTGCATTACTGGCAAAAGCGAGATGAACTGCACGCCCACAGGGCCGAATTTTATAGCCAAATAACACACTGGTTTGCCCTGCTCAGCTTGCCACTGATTTTGGCTGCCATCGCCTGGTTGCAGTACAAGCGCACCCGCACTTTGCAGGCATTATCCGAGCAACTTGCTCAGGTAGCCCACTCGCCGGATTCAAAGCGCACCCAAGTGAGCACCTCAAACCCGGACATAGTTGCGCTCAGCCTCGCCATTAACCGCATGCTGGATGAAATCACCCGGCTGCATGGCAATCTGAAAACCATGTCGGTGGGGATCGCCCATGACCTGAAAACGCCTTTATCGCGCATTTCAAATCGCCTGCAAAGTATGGTTCAGGACCTCGACAACCCAGCAACCCTAGAAGGCCATATCGACAAAGCCAACAATGAGCTGGCGCAGGTCATCAATACCTTTAACAACCTGGTGCGTCTCAATGCCATCGAATCGGGGAAGCATATTCAGGGCTTTAAAACCTTTGATTTATCCGCCCTGATAGACGAGCTGGCACAAAGCTATCAGCCGGTCTTTGAAGACAGCGGCCGACGCTTTGAGGTGTCGATTGTGCCCGCCGTGCATTGCCATGGTGACCGTGACTTGCTAGGTCAGTTGATCTGTAATTTGCTGGAAAATGCACTGGAGCACAGTCACAGCGATGCCCATGTCTGGCTAAGGCTACAAAGTCATACCGACAGCGCCCTGCTGCAAATTGGTGACGATGGCCCCGGGATCCCTACGGGCGACCAGCCAAAAATCTTTGATAAGTTCTATCGTGCCGATATCAGCCGTGGCCGCCCAGGCAATGGCCTTGGACTCAGCATAGTGCGGGCCATTTGCGACGTGCATAAAGCGCAGTTATGCCTGCTTGAACAGCAGCCTGGTGCCGTATTTAATATTGAGATCCCCACACGCCCAGCACGGAGTGATTAA
- a CDS encoding lactoylglutathione lyase family protein — translation MSQVYPRNFSHIGISVPDLEKAVEFYTQVMGWYVIMAPTDIVEDDSAIGEMCTDVFGAGWKRFRIAHLSTGDRIGVELFQFDNQTNPDNNFEYWKTGVFHFCVQDPDVEGLADKIVAAGGKRRMEKPRYYYPGEKPYRMIYMEDPFGNIVEIYSHSYELIYSAGAYQE, via the coding sequence ATGAGCCAGGTTTATCCACGCAATTTTTCGCATATCGGCATCTCGGTCCCCGACCTGGAAAAGGCCGTTGAGTTTTACACTCAGGTAATGGGCTGGTATGTCATTATGGCCCCCACCGACATTGTTGAAGACGACAGCGCCATCGGAGAAATGTGCACCGACGTATTTGGCGCGGGCTGGAAGCGCTTTCGCATTGCGCACTTGTCTACCGGCGATCGTATTGGCGTAGAGCTATTTCAGTTCGATAACCAGACCAACCCCGATAATAATTTTGAATACTGGAAAACCGGTGTCTTTCATTTTTGTGTGCAAGATCCGGATGTGGAAGGCTTGGCAGATAAAATCGTGGCCGCAGGTGGTAAAAGACGAATGGAAAAGCCGCGCTATTACTACCCCGGCGAAAAGCCCTATCGGATGATTTATATGGAAGACCCGTTTGGCAACATTGTTGAGATTTACAGCCACAGCTATGAGCTGATCTACAGCGCAGGCGCCTATCAGGAATAA
- a CDS encoding LysR family transcriptional regulator, with product MVNNTWLRTFCALARIGHFTRTAEQLHMTQSGVSQHVQKLEAHFGVALLLRDGKQVVLTEAGQRLRTQAKQILQSLSDLESSIGEDPPFEGAVSIMSPGSVGLRLYPHLLALQTRHPELVIDHRFAPNETIIKAVAQGSAELGLTTLKAKSPEVRCEAIATELLLLVTPAKVHAPSWENLESLGFIDHPDGAHHSELLLSANFAQFQNCTQFARKGFSNQINLILEPVSRGIGFTVLPAFAVEAFARQEQIRVHSLEHPVSETIYLCTARRGRLPARVHTVIAQAKNGL from the coding sequence ATGGTCAATAACACCTGGCTACGAACATTTTGCGCCCTGGCTCGAATTGGGCACTTTACCCGCACGGCTGAGCAGCTACATATGACACAATCGGGTGTGAGCCAGCATGTGCAAAAGCTAGAGGCGCACTTTGGCGTTGCTTTGCTGCTGCGCGACGGCAAGCAGGTTGTGCTGACGGAGGCCGGGCAACGGTTGCGCACGCAGGCAAAGCAAATTCTGCAAAGTTTGTCGGACCTTGAGTCCAGTATAGGCGAGGATCCGCCGTTTGAAGGCGCAGTTAGCATAATGTCACCCGGCAGTGTCGGACTCAGGTTATATCCGCACTTGCTGGCATTGCAGACCCGCCACCCTGAGCTTGTCATCGATCACCGCTTTGCACCGAATGAGACAATCATCAAGGCGGTGGCACAGGGCAGCGCAGAACTTGGCCTGACCACGTTAAAGGCTAAATCGCCCGAGGTCAGATGTGAGGCAATCGCCACAGAACTTTTGCTATTGGTAACACCTGCAAAGGTACATGCGCCAAGCTGGGAAAATCTGGAATCGCTGGGGTTTATCGACCACCCCGATGGCGCACATCACAGCGAGCTGTTGCTCAGTGCCAATTTTGCGCAGTTTCAAAATTGTACTCAGTTTGCACGCAAAGGCTTTTCTAACCAGATCAATCTGATCCTCGAGCCCGTTAGCCGGGGGATAGGGTTTACCGTTTTGCCTGCTTTTGCGGTTGAGGCTTTCGCCCGGCAGGAACAAATACGCGTTCATTCGCTGGAACACCCTGTGAGCGAAACTATTTACCTGTGTACAGCGCGGCGGGGCCGCTTGCCAGCCAGAGTACACACTGTGATAGCGCAGGCCAAAAACGGCCTATAA
- a CDS encoding DUF2254 domain-containing protein, which produces MFESIQLRGLYLRVINSIGFYPALLVVISMILSTAFVSVEYLGMIQTLKARMAFFLVDTEENARAILTVLIGSVISLTVFSFSMVMVVLNTAGSNLSPRLIPGLVTRKPHQLVLGFYLGTIIFSTIMLINLDKQGSISDVAKIPSLGILFALLMGLVSLILFVYFIHSISREVQVDNVLDRLFRKTKQGITEVIAQQAKSKGHDLPDVSHWYPLTSLSDGYYKGMDKSRLLKVAKKHNLTLYITIAQSDFVFKGQTILLCNEDIGAQDELHQEINACIIFYVEEYVSDHYSYGLKQISEIAVKALSPGINDPGTAAKAIDILCVLLIRALPLAGYTCIDEEDSEAPAMFCCEPSFERIVFDNLVQIKSYAKSDVFVVCKLIRSVHRVLISVDDPQKQEVLFLYMQSIVCDASAALDNRFDKAKIISALKEVQSTDPEYAEQLLKGLA; this is translated from the coding sequence ATGTTTGAGTCCATTCAGCTTAGAGGCTTATACCTTAGGGTGATCAATAGCATCGGATTTTACCCGGCGCTTTTGGTTGTCATCTCTATGATTTTGTCGACTGCTTTTGTCTCCGTGGAATATTTGGGCATGATCCAGACTTTAAAAGCGCGTATGGCCTTTTTCCTGGTAGATACTGAAGAAAATGCCAGAGCAATACTGACGGTGCTAATCGGGAGTGTCATTTCTCTCACTGTATTTAGTTTTTCTATGGTGATGGTGGTGCTCAATACCGCCGGCTCCAATCTATCGCCACGCCTTATTCCAGGGCTGGTTACCAGAAAGCCGCACCAGCTGGTACTGGGCTTTTACCTTGGCACGATCATCTTTTCGACGATAATGTTGATCAATCTGGATAAGCAAGGCTCTATCTCTGATGTGGCCAAGATCCCTTCTCTGGGGATCTTGTTTGCGCTGTTGATGGGTTTAGTCTCACTGATTTTATTCGTGTATTTTATTCACTCCATTTCACGTGAGGTACAGGTCGACAACGTACTCGACCGTTTGTTTCGCAAAACCAAGCAGGGTATTACCGAGGTGATTGCACAGCAGGCAAAGAGCAAAGGGCACGATTTGCCGGATGTAAGTCACTGGTATCCTTTAACCAGTTTGTCCGATGGCTATTACAAGGGCATGGATAAATCCAGGTTGCTTAAGGTGGCAAAAAAGCACAACCTGACTTTGTACATCACCATTGCCCAATCTGATTTTGTCTTTAAAGGGCAAACCATTTTGCTGTGTAATGAAGACATCGGCGCACAGGATGAACTGCATCAGGAGATCAATGCCTGCATCATTTTCTATGTCGAAGAATACGTGAGCGATCACTACAGCTATGGACTCAAACAGATCTCAGAAATTGCCGTGAAGGCGCTCAGCCCGGGGATCAACGACCCGGGCACCGCTGCAAAAGCCATCGATATATTATGCGTGTTGCTGATCCGTGCATTACCCCTGGCAGGCTACACCTGCATAGACGAAGAAGACAGTGAAGCGCCTGCCATGTTCTGTTGTGAACCTTCCTTTGAACGTATCGTGTTCGATAACCTGGTGCAGATAAAATCATACGCTAAAAGTGATGTGTTTGTGGTGTGCAAGCTGATCCGCTCGGTGCACAGGGTACTGATATCTGTTGATGATCCCCAGAAGCAGGAGGTACTGTTTTTGTACATGCAGTCTATTGTGTGCGACGCCAGTGCAGCGCTGGACAACCGATTTGATAAAGCAAAAATTATCAGCGCCCTGAAGGAGGTGCAGAGCACAGACCCTGAATATGCTGAGCAGTTGCTCAAGGGGTTGGCTTGA
- a CDS encoding zinc ribbon domain-containing protein YjdM yields the protein MSLPPCPKCNSEYVYQDQSNLVCPECAYEWNPNEVNEDDLIQVKDANGALLADGDKVTVIKDLKIKGSSQVIKIGTKALVRRVLDKKDHELDCKVDGVGEMMVTAKFVKKA from the coding sequence ATGTCTTTACCTCCTTGCCCAAAATGTAACTCTGAATATGTTTATCAGGACCAGAGTAACTTGGTTTGTCCTGAGTGTGCCTATGAGTGGAACCCAAATGAAGTCAATGAAGACGATCTGATCCAGGTAAAAGATGCCAACGGCGCATTGCTGGCCGACGGCGACAAAGTGACGGTTATCAAAGATCTGAAAATCAAAGGTAGCTCTCAGGTGATCAAAATTGGCACCAAAGCCCTGGTCCGCCGCGTACTGGATAAGAAAGACCACGAACTGGATTGTAAGGTCGATGGTGTGGGCGAAATGATGGTCACAGCCAAGTTTGTGAAAAAAGCCTGA